A window from Pleuronectes platessa chromosome 6, fPlePla1.1, whole genome shotgun sequence encodes these proteins:
- the LOC128441906 gene encoding immunoglobulin-like and fibronectin type III domain-containing protein 1: MWKRGKGSGPGVRQNFSLVHRYIQHFNEVSGNKSALIRKRSKTPGVLITQYEVSLPEGKSTPDFQSKPDPVAIKEGKLAVFKAVVIGDPKPEVSWRRAKGNISDKDKYLTKYEKSTGEYILEVHKVSADDTDIYKCCAVNEFGKAVCTATLTVTDVSTDPSDFRKLLRKSKAEQVDGETEDKFWDAMLSADIRDYERICSEFGVTDLYMVLKKVEEKKRERMQNKCKDGGIPSDENATEKHNLNGVARKKDFSLKSLLQENPGLTQLDVEKLNLLETALNQEDSEEIKLLLTEFKLSNVDFVVKMQEITAQEREDALFECLLTHPLPSITWMGKGSTLEDGEKYSITVSDHKLIHRLLIKDCMLLDKGIYSAVAGITSCNAWLVVEGDHTPAGNKRPRKTAVARGAQIDLEKVAREQQIKNQEEMEKILAAVKAKYDEGQTKGESRSTDGGRDPEINAITGLGKNAGAGEDKVDAAKATVLSEQTGSKGSKGKPKKKNPRRDGKASKPNVPGCVTKTGGMVDAPENQKSDGVDFDKVTDADEEEYSEDSEDFSESNDDSSLKHGPDIEDPNEQASDYEESDSEDNEDPTGEVKNPRRAKKSQQQANAGNGEKELSDCEEMDDDTGAVKPKRRKRQGPLIEDVVIDPGVQFICGLSDVSAIISETAELTCKLSSGDCDGAWFRDGKKISPDDNFIITKDGAIHKLMIIRCVEEHSGKYRFEADGRKTEAMINVKDPPRFRPEELSAFTEPVIVKVGHNAIFKLHFLGHEPIKIQWYREGDELHDDSNTKIERFASHSRLLLSRCQRKETGDIKIKLKNEHGFTEALSQLIVLDKPTSPLGPAEVMENSPTCIEFRWRPPKDDGGSPVINYTIERQQVGRNTWKKRGEIPGVPSFRDTEVEHGRRYCYRVRAVTAEGTSEVMETDDMQAGTLAFPGPPAPPKVVSAFDDCINLCWNIPINTGGSRILGYILEKRKKGSNLWTVVNAVDGLIKEKRYTVKDVVAGLEYEFRVTAINLSGPGEFSNPSEFVFARDPKEPPGKVTGLKVTETSYTHMVLIWTKPEDKPGIQDEAKGYFVEIRQADCIEWSRCVSIPIITTSFSVKGLKSMDMYWVRVIATNDGGESEPEELANYVLAMPSPVRPKFTDHRMKSFVVVRAGNSVRITVHFEASPRPAIMWLKDHVPVAKRATISNSDGSSQLLIPSSERSDSGIYSILVKNFVGQETFSTEVRVTDDPKPPGLVELEENVPDTVTVMWEPSPDEKRDDRLHYTVSELDSTKRTWTTVADRLFNNKITVCNIMHGREYHFRVYAKNDIGISAHSESPTWGMEKKKQKFVVNVPTMKDCDLRCAPTFLVPLKLHTAPKGYECYMSCAVKGDPNPRITWYRNHISLNTNTNYYISNTCGVCSMLILRVGPKDVGEYTITAENDLGRAESATVLSVRE, translated from the exons ATGTGGAAAAGGGGGAAGGGCTCCGGTCCCGGTGTGAGACAAA ATTTCTCCCTCGTTCATCGAtatattcaacattttaatgagGTGTCTGGCAACAAGTCAG CCCTCATCCGCAAGAGATCCAAGACTCCTGGCGTGTTGATCACACAGTATGAGGTGAGCCTGCCTGAGGGAAAGAGCACCCCAGATTTCCAGAGTAAACCAGATCCTGTGGCCATCAAGGAAG GGAAATTAGCAGTTTTTAAGGCCGTGGTGATCGGGGACCCGAAACCAGAGGTGTCATGGAGAAGAGCTAAAGGAAATATTTCTGACAAGGACAAATATCTAACTAAATATGAAAAATCAACTGGGGAGTATATATTAGAG GTTCACAAAGTGTCTGCTGACGACACTGATATATACAAATGCTGTGCTGTGAACGAGTTTGGCAAAGCCGTCTGCACGGCTACATTAACTGTAACTGATG TGTCAACAGATCCATcagatttcagaaagttgttAAGGAAAAG TAAAGCAGAGCAAGTGGATGGAGAAACTGAGGATAAATTCTGGGATGCAATGCTGAGTGCTGACATAAGAGACTATGAGCGCATCTGTAGTGAGTTCGGTGTCACAGACTTGTATATGGTTCTAAAGAaagtagaggagaagaagagggagaggatgcAAAATAAGTGCAAG GATGGTGGCATTCCGTCTGATGAAAACGCAACAGAGAAGCACAATCTAAACGGTGTTGCGAGgaaaaaagatttcagtttAAAGAGCCTGTTACAGGAGAACCCAGGGCTGACCCAGCTGGATGTTGAAAAGCTCAACCTCCTCGAAACGGCCCTGAATCAGGAGGATTCTGAAGAAATCAAGCTCCTGCTTACAGAGTTTAAAC TTTCGAATGTGGACTTCGTTGTCAAAATGCAGGAGATTACAGCCCAAGAAAGAGAGGATGCCCTCTTTGAGTGTCTCCTGACACACCCACTACCAAGTATTACATGGATGGGAAAGGGCAGCACTCTGGAGGATGGAGAAAAATATAGCATAACGGTGTCAGACCATAAACTGATCCACAGGCTGTTAATCAAGGACTGCATGCTGCTGGACAAAGGCATCTATTCAGCTGTGGCTGGCATCACATCCTGCAACGCCTGGCTGGTCGTGGAAG GTGACCACACACCTGCCGGTAACAAGAGACCTCGTAAAACAGCCGTGGCGCGTGGAGCACAGATCGACCTTGAGAAAGTGGCCAGAgagcaacaaataaaaaaccaggaggagatggagaagatTTTAGCAGCTGTCAAAGCAAAGTACGACGAAGGACAAACCAAAGGAGAAAGCAGATCAACCGATGGTGGAAGAGACCCTGAAATAAATGCAATCACTGGTCTGGGTAAAaacgcaggagcaggagaggacaaGGTTGACGCAGCAAAAGCCACCGTCCTGTCTGAGCAAACAGGAAGCAAAGGGAGCAAAGGGAAGCCAAAGAAGAAAAACCCAAGAAGAGATGGCAAAGCATCAAAACCGAATGTTCCCGGGTGTGTAACAAAAACAGGAGGGATGGTAGATGCCCCCGAGAACCAGAAATCTGATGGAGTGGATTTTGACAAGGTAACAG ATGCAGATGAAGAAGAATATTCTGAGGACAGCGAGGACTTCAGTGAATCCAACGATGATTCAAGCTTAAAGCACGGTCCAGACATTGAAG ATCCAAATGAACAAGCGAGTGACTATGAAGAAAGTGACAGTGAAGACAACGAGGACCCGACTGGTGAAGTCAAGAATCCACGTCGGGCAAAGAAAAGCCAACAGCAAGCCAACGCAGGCAATG GTGAAAAAGAACTCAGTGACTGTGAGGAGATGGACGATGACACTGGTGCTGTCAAACCTAAAAGGCGTAAAAGACAAGGTCCACTGATAGAAGACGTGGTGATTG ATCCAGGGGTCCAGTTCATCTGTGGATTGTCTGATGTCAGTGCCATCATCAGTGAGACTGCTGAATTAACATGTAAGCTCAGCAGTGGAGACTGTGACGGAGCCTGGTTCAGAGACGGAAAAAAG ATATCCCCAGACGACAATTTCATTATCACAAAAGATGGTGCGATCCATAAATTAATGATAATCAGGTGCGTGGAGGAGCACTCTGGGAAATATCGCTTTGAAGCAGATGGTCGTAAAACAGAGGCGATGATCAACGTCAAAG ATCCTCCACGGTTTCGCCCTGAGGAGCTCAGTGCCTTCACTGAGCCTGTTATCGTCAAAGTGGGGCACAACGCCATCTTCAAACTGCATTTCCTTGGCCACGAGCCCATCAAGATTCAGTGGTACAGGGAGGGAGATGAGCTCCACGATGACAGCAACACAAAGATAGAGAGGTTTGCCAGTCACAGCCGCTTGCTCCTCAGCAGGTGCCAGAGGAAGGAAACGGGAGACATCAAGATCAAGCTCAAGAATGAACacggcttcactgaggcccttTCACAGCTAATTGTGCTTG ACAAACCCACGTCACCTCTGGGTCCTGCCGAGGTGATGGAGAACTCGCCGACATGTATTGAATTCAGGTGGCGGCCTCCTAAGGACGACGGCGGCTCACCAGTGATCAACTACACAATCGAGCGTCAGCAAGTGGGTCGAAACACCTGGAAGAAAAGAGGCGAGATCCCAGGTGTGCCCAGCTTCCGTGATACAGAAGTGGAACATGGCCGGAGATACTGTTACCGTGTCCGAGCAGTGACTGCGGAGGGAACAAGTGAAGTGATGGAAACCGATGACATGCAGGCCGGCACGCTGG CTTTTCCCGGTCCTCCAGCGCCCCCGAAGGTGGTCAGCGCCTTCGACGACTGCATCAACCTCTGCTGGAACATACCGATCAACACAGGAGGTTCACGTATCCTGGGTTATATTCTGGAGAAACGCAAAAAGGGCAGTAATCTCTGGACTGTGGTCAACGCCGTGGATGGGCTGATAAAAG AGAAGAGATATACCGTGAAGGATGTCGTGGCAGGTTTGGAATATGAATTCAGAGTAACTGCCATAAACCTCTCAGGACCTGGTGAATTTAGCAACCCCTCTGAGTTTGTTTTTGCTCGGGATCCCAAAG AGCCTCCTGGTAAAGTAACAGGCCTGAAGGTGACAGAAACGTCTTACACCCACATGGTGCTGATTTGGACTAAACCTGAGGATAAACCGGGGATACAGGATGAGGCCAAAGGGTATTTTGTAGAAATTCGACAGGCCGACTGTATCGAATGGTCCCGCTGTGTCAGCATCCCGATCATCACCACTTCCTTCAGCGTGAAAGGCCTCAAGTCCATGGACATGTACTGGGTGAGGGTGATAGCGACtaatgatggaggagagagtgaaCCTGAGGAGCTGGCCAACTATGTGCTTGCTATGCCCTCGCCAG tGAGGCCAAAGTTCACCGACCACAGGATGAAGAGTTTTGTGGTAGTGAGGGCAGGAAACTCGGTCAGGATCACAGTTCACTTTGAG GCCTCCCCACGGCCAGCTATCATGTGGCTAAAGGACCACGTGCCGGTGGCAAAGCGAGCGACGATAAGCAACTCTGACGGCTCGTCCCAGCTGCTGATCCCGTCCTCTGAGCGCTCGGATTCTGGCATCTACTCCATCCTGGTGAAAAATTTCGTAGGACAAGAGACATTCAGTACAGAAGTCCGAGTCACAG ATGATCCGAAGCCTCCTGGTctggtggagctggaggagaacgtACCCGACACAGTGACGGTGATGTGGGAACCGTCTCCTGATGAGAAGCGCGATGACCGCCTCCACTACACGGTGTCCGAACTGGACTCCACCAAACGCACGTGGACCACAGTCGCCGACAGACTCTTCAATAACAAGATCACAGTCTGCAATATCATGCACGGGAGGGAATATCACTTCCGCGTCTATGCCAAAAATGACATTGGCATATCGGCACATTCGGAGTCACCGACCTGGgggatggagaagaagaaac AAAAGTTTGTGGTGAACGTACCGACCATGAAGGACTGTGACCTGCGATGTGCTCCGACTTTCCTTGTCCCCTTGAAGCTTCACACGGCGCCCAAAGGCTACGAGTGCTACATGAGCTGCGCGGTGAAGGGAGACCCCAACCCTCGAATCACGTGGTATCGAAACCACATCAgtctgaacacaaacaccaactatTACATCTCCAACACGTGCGGGGTGTGCTCCATGTTGATCCTCCGCGTGGGCCCCAAAGACGTGGGCGAGTACACCATCACCGCGGAGAACGACCTGGGCCGGGCTGAAAGCGCCACCGTCCTCAGTGTCAGGG AGTGA
- the zgc:66479 gene encoding neurofilament heavy polypeptide isoform X1: MTAKHRKPKNNLKNEDVLIKNEVVETEARAGGSNYAGLLVLFLMIVAVGAAGAWLCLQQHQTLTHLTDNITAMQMKIVRLQSSHEEMRQSSDKQHISESVENRLIALEESFALAQKQVGMALATAEQLKTMELPAQVLSLHTEMKTSLAEMQQATVSLEQLEQLQTTVTGLSQTVEVLTGSLGAAESMLEEKEAQLTALGTALIEQAAEMLKLNLEVDAQQAQLKASTLEVETVRELLENELSQQASVEEQLSAVHESLQEQNSAAQSVHSELRAQLENIQLALEAQTAAEPVEEVIEEEEAATEEAPVEQEVPVAPAEEVVDVVEEVKEEELEKEEVETTQAEEESQEISEGEKALEEEEKEDSNPEEGAVKEAPLQEEADEEEEPLENDTLAQDE; the protein is encoded by the exons ATGACGGCCAAGCATCGCAAACCGAAGAACAACCTCAAAAACGAAGATGTCTTAATCAAGAATGAAGTGGTCGAGACCGAGGCGCGCGCCGGGGGCAGCAATTACGCGGGGCTGCTGGTTTTATTCCTGATGATCGTGGCCGTCGGTGCCGCCGGCGCGTGGCTGTGTCTCCAGCAGCACCAAACTTTAACCCACCTGACAGACAACATCACGGCCATGCAGATGAAGATAGTGAGGCTCCAGTCCTCCCATGAAGAAATGCGACAGTCCAGTGATAAG CAGCACATTTCGGAGAGTGTGGAGAACCGTCTGATTGCACTGGAGGAGTCTTTTGCACTGGCCCAGAAACAGGTGGGCATGGCCCTGGCTACGGCTGAGCAGCTGAAGACCATGGAGCTCCCGGCTCAGGTGCTGTCCCTCCACACCGAGATGAAAACCAGCCTGGCCGAGATGCAGCAAGCCACAGTTTCTCTGGAGCAACTGGAGCAGCTGCAGACCACGGTGACAGGGCTGTCCCAGACGGTGGAGGTCTTAACTGGGAGCCTGGGAGCCGCAGAGTCCAtgctggaggagaaggaagcGCAGCTCACCGCACTCGGCACGGCCCTCATCGAACAGGCCGCCGAGATGCTCAAACTGAATTTGGAAGTGGACGCCCAGCAGGCTCAGCTGAAGGCCAGCACGCTGGAGGTGGAGACTGTcag aGAGTTGCTGGAGAATGAGCTGTCCCAGCAGGCCAGtgtggaggagcagctcagTGCGGTGCACGAGAGTCTGCAGGAACAGAACTCAGCGGCCCAGAGTGTGCACTCTGAACTCAGGGCTCAGCTGGAGAACATTCAG CTGGCGCTTGAGGCGCAAACCGCTGCAGAGCCTGTGGAGGAGGTcatcgaagaagaagaagctgctaCAGAGGAAGCACCTGTCGAGCAGGAGGTCCCTGTCGCTCCTGCAGAGGAGGTGGTGGATGTGgttgaggaggtgaaggaggaggagttggaGAAGGAGGAAGTAGAGACGACACAAGCGGAAGAGGAGAGCCAGGAAATATCGGAAGGAGAGAaagctctggaggaggaggagaaggaggacagTAATCCGGAAGAGGGGGCAGTGAAGGAGGCACCTCTACAGGAGGAggcagatgaagaagaggagccttTAGAAAATGATACTTTAGCGCAGGATGAAT AG
- the zgc:66479 gene encoding neurofilament heavy polypeptide isoform X2 — protein MTAKHRKPKNNLKNEDVLIKNEVVETEARAGGSNYAGLLVLFLMIVAVGAAGAWLCLQQHQTLTHLTDNITAMQMKIVRLQSSHEEMRQSSDKHISESVENRLIALEESFALAQKQVGMALATAEQLKTMELPAQVLSLHTEMKTSLAEMQQATVSLEQLEQLQTTVTGLSQTVEVLTGSLGAAESMLEEKEAQLTALGTALIEQAAEMLKLNLEVDAQQAQLKASTLEVETVRELLENELSQQASVEEQLSAVHESLQEQNSAAQSVHSELRAQLENIQLALEAQTAAEPVEEVIEEEEAATEEAPVEQEVPVAPAEEVVDVVEEVKEEELEKEEVETTQAEEESQEISEGEKALEEEEKEDSNPEEGAVKEAPLQEEADEEEEPLENDTLAQDE, from the exons ATGACGGCCAAGCATCGCAAACCGAAGAACAACCTCAAAAACGAAGATGTCTTAATCAAGAATGAAGTGGTCGAGACCGAGGCGCGCGCCGGGGGCAGCAATTACGCGGGGCTGCTGGTTTTATTCCTGATGATCGTGGCCGTCGGTGCCGCCGGCGCGTGGCTGTGTCTCCAGCAGCACCAAACTTTAACCCACCTGACAGACAACATCACGGCCATGCAGATGAAGATAGTGAGGCTCCAGTCCTCCCATGAAGAAATGCGACAGTCCAGTGATAAG CACATTTCGGAGAGTGTGGAGAACCGTCTGATTGCACTGGAGGAGTCTTTTGCACTGGCCCAGAAACAGGTGGGCATGGCCCTGGCTACGGCTGAGCAGCTGAAGACCATGGAGCTCCCGGCTCAGGTGCTGTCCCTCCACACCGAGATGAAAACCAGCCTGGCCGAGATGCAGCAAGCCACAGTTTCTCTGGAGCAACTGGAGCAGCTGCAGACCACGGTGACAGGGCTGTCCCAGACGGTGGAGGTCTTAACTGGGAGCCTGGGAGCCGCAGAGTCCAtgctggaggagaaggaagcGCAGCTCACCGCACTCGGCACGGCCCTCATCGAACAGGCCGCCGAGATGCTCAAACTGAATTTGGAAGTGGACGCCCAGCAGGCTCAGCTGAAGGCCAGCACGCTGGAGGTGGAGACTGTcag aGAGTTGCTGGAGAATGAGCTGTCCCAGCAGGCCAGtgtggaggagcagctcagTGCGGTGCACGAGAGTCTGCAGGAACAGAACTCAGCGGCCCAGAGTGTGCACTCTGAACTCAGGGCTCAGCTGGAGAACATTCAG CTGGCGCTTGAGGCGCAAACCGCTGCAGAGCCTGTGGAGGAGGTcatcgaagaagaagaagctgctaCAGAGGAAGCACCTGTCGAGCAGGAGGTCCCTGTCGCTCCTGCAGAGGAGGTGGTGGATGTGgttgaggaggtgaaggaggaggagttggaGAAGGAGGAAGTAGAGACGACACAAGCGGAAGAGGAGAGCCAGGAAATATCGGAAGGAGAGAaagctctggaggaggaggagaaggaggacagTAATCCGGAAGAGGGGGCAGTGAAGGAGGCACCTCTACAGGAGGAggcagatgaagaagaggagccttTAGAAAATGATACTTTAGCGCAGGATGAAT AG